The Rouxiella sp. WC2420 region TGGCACCCCCCGGTTCCCCCGGTTGATTCCAGCGATCGGTTACTTTTTTTGCAGCGGAAATTCCCGCTTGCCAGTTAATAGAAGTCACGATGGAAGTCCTCATTATCCTTCATCTTTGGCGTTATCACGGCGTTGGCTGCTTACAACCCCCCGACTCACTGATTAATTTCAGCTCATCGGGGCTTGCTCAGTTACCGCCTGGCGACAACGCCAATGACATTGGCTAATTTGAAATTTAAATGTCCTGGTCGATATCCGGTTCTTCGAGGTCCAGACTTAATTTTCTGAGCTCGGCAGTATGCGGATGTGACACGTTACCCGCCCGTAGATCGTTCGCACTCACAAGCTCCACCATTTGACCACCGATCATGACTCCGATTCTGGTGCAAAGATGCGTTACGACGGCTAAATTATGAGTCACCATGACGTAGGTTAATTTCTTTTGCTGGCGAATATCGGTTAGCAGGTTGAGGATTTCCGCCTGTACCGAAACGTCGAGCGCGGAAGTCGGTTCATCTAGCAGCAAAACCTCTGGTTCGGAAATCAGCGCGCGGGCAATCGCCACACGCTGCCGCTGGCCGCCAGAAAGCTGATGTGGGAAACGAAAACGCACGCTTTGCGGAAGGGCAACCTCATTCAGCGCGTCGGCAATACGTTTTTCGACATTCAGAAAGCCGTGTACGGTAAGAGGTTCAGCCAAAATCCGGTCGATGGTTTGACGGGGATGCAACGAGCCGTACGGGTCCTGAAACACCATTTGCACCCGGCGATAGAAACGCTTGGGGCGTTTGGGTAACTGGGGTTCGCCGCCAATGTCCATGCCGCCGGACCAGTGCTGATTTAGCCCCGCGAGCGCGCGTAAAATAGTGGATTTCCCCGAGCCGCTTTCGCCGACGATGCCAAAGCTTTCGCCATTGGCAACGTTAAAGCTGACTCCTTTGACGACTTCGGTTTCGCCAAATGAAATGCGCAGTTGGTCTAAAGTAATCATGCTGTTTTCCAGGCCTCGTCACGAACCAGTATCGGCAGCCGGTCTCTAGGGTGAGTCAACGACGGCAGACACTCCAGTAATCCACGCGTATAAGGATGCTGCGCGTTTCGCAGATCGCCGGCCTGCAAGGTCTCGACGATACGTCCGGAGTACATTACCGCCACGCGGTCGCAGAATCTCGACACCAGCGGCAAGTCATGGCTTATAAGAATCAACCCCATGCCGCGGCTGGAAACCAGGTCATCGAGCAGACGCAGAATTTCGGCCTGCACTGTGGCATCCAGCGCGCTGGTGGGTTCGTCGGCAATCATCAGTTCCGGGTCGGGAGCCAGCATCATGGCAATCATCACGCGTTGACCCATACCACCGGAAACCTCGTGGGCATAGCGTTCGGCGACTTTATGCGGGTCGCGGATCTTGACTTGATCCAGCAGGTCAATGGCGGCTTCCATGGCCTGACGTTTGCTGCCACCCTTATGAGTTCGCCAGGCTTCGGCGACCTGATTGCCGATGGTCATCACCGGGTTCAGTGAGTATTTCGGATCCTGCAGGATAAAACCGACGCGCTTACCGCGGATTTGGCGCATCTGTTTTTCGCTTGCGTTGCGCAAATCAATACCATCGAACGAAAGGGTATCGGCACGACATTTAGCGCTGGACGGCAACAGGTTCATCAGGCATCGGGCAGTGAGTGATTTACCCGAACCGCTTTCGCCAACGATACCGAGTTTTTCTTTTCCCAACTGTAAAGATACCCCGCGCACGGCATCAAAACTGCCGCTGCGGGTTTCAAACGTAATATGCAAATTCTTGATATCGACCAGCATTAGCGTTCCTTGGGATCGAGGACGTCACGTAAACCATCGCCGAGAAAGTTAAAGGCCAATGAGGTGACAAAAATAGCGATAGCCGGGATGAGCGGCACCCACCATTCGCTGAACAGGAAACGGCGAGCCGTTGCGATCATCGCCCCCCATTCTGGTGACGGCGGCTGCGCGCCCATGCCCAAAAATCCGAGGCTGGCAGCGGTAATGATGATTGAACTCATGTCCAGCGTGACGCGCACCACCAGGCTTGGCACGCACAGCGGCATGATATGGCGCAATACGATACGTGCCGGCGTAGCGCCCGTCAGGCGACAGGCGGCGATATAATCTGTGCCGCGAACCTGCATGGTTTCCGCTCGCGCCAGTCGCGCATACGGCGGCCAGGCAGTGAGGGCGATAGCCAGAATGGCGCTCTCGACGCCGGGCTTGAGAGCAGCGACGAAAGCCAATGCCAGAATAAGACGTGGAAAAGCCAGAAACACGTCAGTAATGCGCATCAGAATACGGTCAACCAGTCCGCCCGCGTAGCCTGCCACGCAGCCTATCAGCAGGCCAAGAGGGGCAACGATCGCCACCACCACGATCACCATGCCGAGGGTAATACGCCCGCCATAAAGAATGCGGCTGTAGGTATCGCGACCCAGCTCGTCAGTGCCTAACAAATGCAGGGCAGAAGGCTTGGCAAGACGGTTGGCTAAATCCTGATCGCCGGGCTGATAATGGGTCAGCAGCGGGGCGCAAATCGAAATGGCCAACACCACCAACACGGTGATCAGGCCAATCAGCGCGAGTGGATTGGAACGCAGGCCAAGCCAGATGCGATAGCGTCGACCCCAAACCGCCTGGGTACGTGTTTTAGGAGTTTCATCGAGCAACCATGCCCGAGACCCCGGTCGTGAAGATAAGCTGGTCATTTTACGCGTGGGTCCAGAAGTCGGTAGAGAAGGTCGGCAAGCAGATTAAGCAGCACGTAGATTGCGCCAATCAGCAGGGTGGAACCGATAACCGGGTTCATGTCGGCATTCATCAGCGAGACGGTCAGATACTGTCCCAGGCCCGGCCACGAGAAGACGTTTTCGGTTACTACCGCGCCCTCAAGCAAACCAGCATAAGTCAGTGCCAGAACGGTAATCAGCTGAACGCCCACAGTTGGAAAAGCGTGTTTCCAGATAACCCGGCTGGCAGAAAGCCCTTTTGCCCGAGCAGTGATAACGTATTCGCCACCCAACGCATTGAGCATAAAGGTGCGGGTCATACGGGTGATATAGGCCATGCTGAAATAGGCCAGAATCAGCACCGGCTGCACCATGTGCGCCAGCGCATCCCAAAACGCACCCATATCACCGGCCAGTAAGGAATCGACGGTGAGCAGTCCGGTAACCTGCGGGATCATATCCTGATAGATAATGTCCTGACGGCCAGGCCCTGGCGCAATCCCCAGCACTGAATAAAAAATCAACAGTGAAAGCAGTGCCAGAACAAACACCGGCAGCGAGTGACCGGCCAGACAGACCACGCGAATAGTCTGGTCAATCCAACTACCTTGACGCGTTGCTGCCCAGACGCCGAGCGGTATGCCGATAAGCGCGGCGATAATAATTGCCGCCGTGGCAAGTTCCAGCGTCGCCGGGAAGTAGCGCGCAATATCGTGAGTCACCAGATTTGAGGTTAACGCAGAGCGACCGAGGTCGCCGTGCGCCAATTGGCTGAGATAATGTAAAAACTGCATCCAAAGGGGCTGATCCAGCCCCATTTCATGACGTACACGTTCGACAACTGACTCCGGGGCATTATCGCCAACCGCAGCCAGTACCGGGTCGGTCGGCATGACTCTTCCGATAAAGAAAGTAATCACCGACAGACCAAACAAAGTAAGACAAACGCTGATGCAGGTACTCAGTAAACTTTTGAGTCTCTTGCTCACGCTTTAACAACCTTCTCGTATGGGCTGGTACTCATTACAGTCAACACCACGCCGGTGATGTCATGGCGGCAGGCGGCAGTCAGCGTCGGCTGGAACATGATCATAAACGGACTGCTTTCCATATGCTGGGTTTGCAGCTGCTCGTAAAGCTTGATGCGCGTCGCGGGATCAGACTCGTGCAAAGCTTTGCTGCTGAGGTCAGAAATGGCCTTGTCTTGCCAGCTGCAACGCCATGCCAGCGTGCGGCTCTTGGCTTTATCGCTGTTATCCGGGTTACTGCAGAAGGCTTCCGCATTGGAGTTGGGATCAAAATAGTCCGCGCCCCACTGAGTCAGTGCCAGCTGTTGTTGACGGGCACGCATTTTCGTCAGTACCTGACGGCTTTCGGCGGCCAGCAAGGTGACTTTAATACCGATCTCGCCGAGGTTTGCCTGAATTGCCTGTGCAATATCAGCAGACGGAGAGGCAGAATAATGGTCGAGGGTGATTTCAAAACCGTTCGGGAAACCGGCTTCTGCCAGCAGCGCTTTGGCTTTAGTCACGTCGCGTTTGTACATAATGGTATTCACTGCCGCCGGGAAGCCTTCAGGCAGGAAGCTCTGGTGGATTTTATGAGTCAGTGGAATGATGTTTTTCTGGATGCTTTCGTAATCCAGTGCCCATTTAATAGCCTGCCAGACCTGAGGTTTTGCCAGATTTGGGTTGGCAACGTTAGCAGAAACCATCAACGTACCGGCGATGCCTTTCTGTACCAGGGTAAAATTCTTGTCGTCTTTTAACGGGCGCAGCTGCTCGGTAGTCAGGTTGCGGGCAATATCGATATCGCCTTTTTGCAGCATCAGCATCTGGGCAGAAGGGTCAACAATATGACGCATGATCACGCGCTCAATCTTACCGGCGTGCGGGTTGTTTTTGTTGCTTTCCAGAATTACGGTTTCACTGACTTTCCAGGCACGCAGCTTAAAGGCACCGGAACCGGCGCTGTTGGTTTTCAGCCACGCATTGCCCAGGTCATCGCCTTTCTGGTTGGCCAGACAGGCCGATTTCTGCACGATACAGCCGACGTTGGCTGACAGGCAGTAAAGCATGAAGGATTCAGAAGCCGGATCGGCCGTTTTAATCACCAGCGTTTCTTTATCTGGTGCGCTGATAAACTGCTCGACGTTATCTTTGGTATAACCAAATTGGTTAATGATGTAGGCCGGGCTCTTATCGAGTTTGACCACACGCTGCAGGGAGAAAGCGGCGTCATCGGCAGTAACCGGTGTCCCATCGGCAAACTTGGCCTTCGGGTCCATTTTAAAGGTGAAGGTTTTTTTATCGTCTGAAACTGACCATGACAAGGCTAGATCGCCTTCAATCTCGTCAGCGGCGGTCAACTTAGGTTTTACCAGTTGCTGATAGAGGTTACCGGTAACTTCTTCACCAACAGATTCAAAGGCTTCGTGGGGATCAAGGCTGGTAATGATGTCCAGTTGAATGGCCATAACCAATATCGATTTTGGCGTTGCGGCAAAAACTTTCTCGAAGTTCAGATAAGATAAAACAGGAATTGCAGAAAAACCGGTAATAAAATTACGCCTTGTGACCATTATAACTCCCATCGTGTTGATATTTAAACTTAAAATTTAATTTTATAGTCTCTTGCCCTTGACTTGTTCGCCGCGCTTTGTCTCTAATGAACAACATCACAGCCGCGTCAGGTAGCACTTTTCGCCACAAAAAAAGTAATGCGAAATTTGCTCACCGGTGGTGCGTATTCAATCATGAATTGC contains the following coding sequences:
- a CDS encoding ABC transporter permease produces the protein MTSLSSRPGSRAWLLDETPKTRTQAVWGRRYRIWLGLRSNPLALIGLITVLVVLAISICAPLLTHYQPGDQDLANRLAKPSALHLLGTDELGRDTYSRILYGGRITLGMVIVVVAIVAPLGLLIGCVAGYAGGLVDRILMRITDVFLAFPRLILALAFVAALKPGVESAILAIALTAWPPYARLARAETMQVRGTDYIAACRLTGATPARIVLRHIMPLCVPSLVVRVTLDMSSIIITAASLGFLGMGAQPPSPEWGAMIATARRFLFSEWWVPLIPAIAIFVTSLAFNFLGDGLRDVLDPKER
- a CDS encoding ABC transporter substrate-binding protein translates to MVTRRNFITGFSAIPVLSYLNFEKVFAATPKSILVMAIQLDIITSLDPHEAFESVGEEVTGNLYQQLVKPKLTAADEIEGDLALSWSVSDDKKTFTFKMDPKAKFADGTPVTADDAAFSLQRVVKLDKSPAYIINQFGYTKDNVEQFISAPDKETLVIKTADPASESFMLYCLSANVGCIVQKSACLANQKGDDLGNAWLKTNSAGSGAFKLRAWKVSETVILESNKNNPHAGKIERVIMRHIVDPSAQMLMLQKGDIDIARNLTTEQLRPLKDDKNFTLVQKGIAGTLMVSANVANPNLAKPQVWQAIKWALDYESIQKNIIPLTHKIHQSFLPEGFPAAVNTIMYKRDVTKAKALLAEAGFPNGFEITLDHYSASPSADIAQAIQANLGEIGIKVTLLAAESRQVLTKMRARQQQLALTQWGADYFDPNSNAEAFCSNPDNSDKAKSRTLAWRCSWQDKAISDLSSKALHESDPATRIKLYEQLQTQHMESSPFMIMFQPTLTAACRHDITGVVLTVMSTSPYEKVVKA
- a CDS encoding ABC transporter ATP-binding protein, which codes for MITLDQLRISFGETEVVKGVSFNVANGESFGIVGESGSGKSTILRALAGLNQHWSGGMDIGGEPQLPKRPKRFYRRVQMVFQDPYGSLHPRQTIDRILAEPLTVHGFLNVEKRIADALNEVALPQSVRFRFPHQLSGGQRQRVAIARALISEPEVLLLDEPTSALDVSVQAEILNLLTDIRQQKKLTYVMVTHNLAVVTHLCTRIGVMIGGQMVELVSANDLRAGNVSHPHTAELRKLSLDLEEPDIDQDI
- a CDS encoding ABC transporter permease translates to MSKRLKSLLSTCISVCLTLFGLSVITFFIGRVMPTDPVLAAVGDNAPESVVERVRHEMGLDQPLWMQFLHYLSQLAHGDLGRSALTSNLVTHDIARYFPATLELATAAIIIAALIGIPLGVWAATRQGSWIDQTIRVVCLAGHSLPVFVLALLSLLIFYSVLGIAPGPGRQDIIYQDMIPQVTGLLTVDSLLAGDMGAFWDALAHMVQPVLILAYFSMAYITRMTRTFMLNALGGEYVITARAKGLSASRVIWKHAFPTVGVQLITVLALTYAGLLEGAVVTENVFSWPGLGQYLTVSLMNADMNPVIGSTLLIGAIYVLLNLLADLLYRLLDPRVK
- a CDS encoding ABC transporter ATP-binding protein; this translates as MLVDIKNLHITFETRSGSFDAVRGVSLQLGKEKLGIVGESGSGKSLTARCLMNLLPSSAKCRADTLSFDGIDLRNASEKQMRQIRGKRVGFILQDPKYSLNPVMTIGNQVAEAWRTHKGGSKRQAMEAAIDLLDQVKIRDPHKVAERYAHEVSGGMGQRVMIAMMLAPDPELMIADEPTSALDATVQAEILRLLDDLVSSRGMGLILISHDLPLVSRFCDRVAVMYSGRIVETLQAGDLRNAQHPYTRGLLECLPSLTHPRDRLPILVRDEAWKTA